The genomic DNA AGCACAAGACCGGACCGGGCTTCAACGAATAAAAACTTCAGGACGACTTCACGCGTCGAGGCTCCCATCGAGACAGCCGCCTCGATGACACCTTTCGGCACTTCAAGCAGCGATTGTTCGACGAGCCGTGAATAATGGGCAATGGCAATAATCGCAAGCGGAACCGTCGCTGCTGCCGTTCCGATTGCCGTTCCGATGATGAGACGCGTAAATGGAATCAAGAAGACGACGAGCAATAAAAACGGAAACGAGCGAATCGTGTTGACAAGTAAATTCAAACTTGAAAAGACGAACCGGTTCGACAGCAACTGCCCTTTACGTGACAGATAGAGCCAGGTTCCGAGCGGCAAACCGACGAGAACTGCCGCGAGAATCGAGATTCCGACCATCACGAACGTTTGTCCGATCGCCAGTCTGATTTCCGCTGCATATTCAAGCACGATGTCAGGCATCTGAATCCCTCCGCTCTGTCAATTGAGTCAGGAACCAGCTGGCATCACTCGTAATTTCCGTGATTCCTGCCGGCTCGGTCGTCATCGTCGTTTCAATCTGTCCGTCTGCCATGATCGTGACCCGGTTGCAAATGCTTTGGATCACCTGCATCTCATGACTGACGAGGACAATCGTCACGCCGAGTGTCTGGTTGATGTCCTGCAAAACGCGCAGGATTTCCGACGTCGTACTCGGATCAAGCGACGACGTCGGTTCGTCACATAACAGGACACGCGGCCGGTTGGCGAGCGCCCGGGCAATCGCCACACGCTGCTTCTGTCCTCCGCTCAGTTCGGCCGGATACTTCCGGGCAAAGGACTCCAGTCCGACGAACCGGAGGCACTCCTGAATCCGGTCCGCCCGCTCGCGTTTTTTGACACGGGCGAGTTCAAGCGAAACACCAATGTTTTGTTCGACCGTCTTGTTTCCGACCAGATTAAAGTCCTGAAAAATCATCCCGATATTTTGCCGGGTCTGCCGCAGTTGTCGATTCGACAGGTTTGTTAAATCCATTCCGTCAAATTCGACCCGCCCGGTATCCGGCCGTTCGAGCAGGTTCATCAGCCGGAGTAAGGTCGATTTCCCGGCTCCGCTTGCGCCGATGATGCCATGAATCTCGCCCTGTTCAATCGAGAGGGCGACGGACTGGATGACCGGTTGTCCGGAAAAAGCTTTACTGACATTTTGTAATGAAATCATCTGACACCCTCCCTTACAACGTGTTTCATTTTACCGTAAGCTGTCTGTTTTTGTCATGCTGTTTGCTTTTTTTCTTTCCCGCGTCACTCCTCTAATCAAGTAAATCATTCAGAAAATAAAACAGAAAAACCCTGAACATAAAGTCCAGGGTCGTATTTCCAGCATTCAATAGCTTTGATTATCCTTCATACTTCTTGACGATCGTCGCAATCCCTTGGCCGCCGCCGATACAGAGTGTCGCAAGACCATGACTTTCACCGGTCCGTAACATCTCGTGAATCAACGTCACCATGATTCGTGTTCCGCTGGCGCCAATCGGGTGACCAAGCGCAATCGCCCCGCCGTTCCGGTTCAACTTCGCCGGATCAAACTTGAGTTCTGCGTCGACTGCAAGTGATTGGGCAGCAAACGCTTCGTTCGCCTCGATGACGTCGATGGCGTCAAGTTCTAGACCGGCTTTTTGTAACGCCTGTCCGACGGCCTTGACGGGACCGATTCCCATGATGCTCGGGTCAACACCTGACGTTCCGTTGGCGACGATCTCGACGAGTGGGGTCAGTCCAAGTTCTTTCGCTTTACGGGCCGACATGACGACGACTGCTGCCGCCCCGTCATTGATACCCGATGCATTTCCCGCTGTCACTGTACCGCCTTTCTTGAAAGCCGGACGCAGGCGGGCAAGTGAGTCCGCTGTCGTTCCGGCACGCGGGAACTCGTCTTCGGCGAATACGACCGGATCGCCTTTGCGTTGCGGAATCTCGACCGGCGTAATTTCAGCTTGAAAACGATTTGCTTCAATCGCTTGACCGGCTTTTTGTTGACTCGCCGCTGCAAACTGGTCTTGCGCCTCCCGGGAAATCGTATATTGCTCAGCTAAGTTTTCCGCCGTGATTCCCATATGGTAGTCGTTAAAGGCACACTCCAAACCGTCTTTGATGATTGTATCGACAAGCGGCTGGTCTCCCATCCGTAAGCCGGTCCGGGCACCGCTTAACAAGTACGGGGCCTGACTCATGTTTTCCATCCCGCCGGCGACGATGATATCAGCTTCGCCGGATTTGATTGCTTGGAAAGCGAGATGAATCGCCTTCAGCCCGGAACCACAGACTTTATTGATCGTCATGGCCGGAACCGTTTCCGGCAGACCGGCGAGGAAACTCGCCTGACGGGCCGGATTTTGTCCGAGTCCCGCCTGAAGAACGTTGCCCATGATGACTTCCTCAACGAGCTCTGGTGCGACATTCGCTTGTGCGAGCGCCGCTTCGATGACCGTTGCTCCGAGTTTCGTTGCCGGGACATCCTTTAAACTGCCGTTAAAACTGCCGATTGCCGTTCGTGTCGCACTGACGATGACGACTTGCTCGCTCATCCTGATTTCCCCCTTATTGAATCGTATAACCGCCGTCCAGGACGTTCGCCTGACCGGTAATGCCTTTTGCTTTGCGACTGGCGAGGAATAACGCATAATCGGCGATTTCCTCGACGGCAAGCAATCGTTTTTGCGGAACGAGCGGATAGATGACGTCTTCGAGGACTTTTTCCAGTTCGACCTGACGTGTTTTCGCGAGATCCGCCATCTGATTGCGGACGAGCGGCGTATCGACGTATCCTGGACATAAGGCATTGACCGTGATCCCGTGTTCCGCCCCTTCCAGTGCCGCGACTTTTGTCAGACCAAGCAGACCGTGTTTTGCGGAGTTATAAGCCGCTTTCCCGGCAAAGCCGATCAACCCGTTGATTGATGCCATGTTAATGATCCGGCCGTACCCTTGCTCCTTCATGAGCGGGAAAGCATGTTTGATCGCAATGAACGGTGCCGTCAGCATGATTTTAATCATCAGTTCGAACTTCTCCGTCGGGAAGTCTTCAATCGGCGAGACGTGCTGCAGACCGGCATTGTTGATTAAGACATCAAGTCGGCCGTACCGCTTTATCGTCTCGGCAAAAACCGACTGGACTTGTGCTTCATCCGTGACGTTCAGTGTCAGTCCGATGACATCATGTCCCGCTTCCTGTAACGACTTCGCTGCTGTTTCGGCTGCTTCCGTGTTGACGTCCGTAATGACGACCTTTGCTCCTGCTTCGGCGAAGGCTTTTGAAATTTCAAGACCGATCCCGCTTCCTGCTCCCGTCACGAGTACGATATCTCCATTGACCATTCGACTCACTCCCCTATGCTGATGCGTTCTAGTTCAGGACTGACCGTAAAGTCTGCTTCCGTCACGTTGCGGATGTCTTCGACTGCGAGTCCGTCCAATGTCTCAATCAAGACCATCCCGGCTTCCGTGAAATCAAAGACGGCTTTGTCCGTGATCAACCGGTTGACGACTTGACTGCCGGTCAGCGGTAACGTACAACGTGTCTTAACCTTTGACTCGCCGTACTTATTGACATGCTCCATGATGATGACGACCCGTTTCGCCCCGTTGACGAGATCCATCGCCCCGCCCATTCCTTTGACCATCTTGCCCGGAATCATCCAGTTCGCGAGGTCCCCGTTCTCGGCGACTTCCATCCCGCCAAGAATTGCGAGATCGATATGACCTCCGCGAATCATCGCAAACGATTCGGCACTGTCGAAGTACGACGCGCCTTTTTGTGCCGTGACGGTCTCTTTGCCGGCATTGATTTCGTCGGCATCAACTTCGTGCTCGAGCGGATAAGGTCCGATACCGAGCAGACCGTTTTCCGATTGCAGCATGACGTGCATGTCGTCCGGAATCGCATTGGCGATCAGTGTCGGAATCCCGATGCCGAGATTGACGTACATCCCGTCCTCGATTTCCTGCAGTGCACGGTTGATGATGATTTCTCTAGACGTTGCCATAATATCTCCCCCTTATGCTTCCCGGACTGTCCGGCGTTCGATGCGTTTCTCGTAGTCCGTCCCGACGATGATTCGCTGGACGTAAACCGCTGGTGTATGAATCTCGTTTGGATCAAGTTCTCCAACTTCAACTAGTTCTTCGACTTCGACAATCGTCACTTTACCGGCTGTCGCGACAAGCGGATTGAAGTTCCGTGATGTCTTCCGAAAGACGAGATTGCCGAGCTTATCCGCTTTCCAGGCTTTGACGAGCGCAAAATCACCGACGATTCCTTCTTCAAGCAAATACGTTTTTCCATCGAATTGTTTTTGTTCCTTGCCTTCCGCTATCGGTGTCCCGACACCGGTCGGCGTGTAAAAACCGGGAATGCCTGCCCCGCCGGCCCGAATCCGTTCCGCCAGTGTCCCCTGTGGTACGAGATCGACCTCAATCTCGCCGCTCAAGTACTGCTGCTCAAACATCTTGTTTTCACCGACGTAGGAAGAGACCATTTTTTTGATTTGGCGTGATTGCAATAAGATGCCGAGTCCAAAGTCATCGACACCACAGTTGTTGCTGACGACCGTCAAGTCCTTGACCCCTTTTTCCTGCAAGGCCGCAATCGATTTTTCCGGAATTCCGCACAGGCCGAACCCGCCGACGACGAGTGTCGCCCCGTCAAAAATATCTGCTGTCGCTTCCGTGAATGAATCATAGATTTTCCCCTGTTGCATCGTTCGTTTCCCCCTTTTTTAAAGCCAACCGTTTAATAAAGACCTGTCAGATTGTACAGTCCGATCATCAGGAAGACTGTGACCGTTTTCAGAATCGTAATCATGAAGATATCACGGTACGACTGACGGTGCGTCAAGCCGGTAACGGCAAGCAACGTGATGACAGCTCCGTTATGCGGTAACGTATCCATACCGCCGGACGCCATCGAGATGACACGGTGCATGACTTCCGGCGGGACACCGCCTGACGTGATCGCTTGTGTATATTTATCGGACATCGCACTTAATGCGATTCCCATTCCGCCTGACGCAGAACCGGTCACACCGGCAAGGGCCGTCGTCGTGACCGCACCATTGACGAGCGGATCGGTGAACGTCGTCGAAATCCCGTTTGATACCGTCTTGAATCCCGGTAAAGCGGCGATGACGCCGCCGAAGCCGTACTCGGCCCCTGTATTCATGACGGCAAGCAAGGCACCACCGATACTGAGGTTCAGTCCGGCCTGGAAGTTTGTCCGGACTTTTTTAAAGTCATACAGCATTGCCGAGATGATGCCGATGATCAAGGCCATTTGGACGGACCAGATAGCAAGGACGGCAGGCGTCTCTATTTTCCCGAATGCTTCGAGACCAATCGCTGCGAAATCAAAGCCTTCCGGATACCAGTTCGGAATCGCAAGCGTGAAGTATTTGTTCATGACGGCGACTAAAATCAATGGAACAAAGGCCAACACTTGGCGGTAGACCGGCTGTTGTGCCGTCTCAAGCGTCATTTCCGGCTCGTTTTTCAGTTCCATCTGCGGAGCACTGCTGGCTGCCGTCGCTTCAAATCCAGCATAGCCTTCTCCTGCTTGATGGGCTTTACGTTTACGTGATTCGAGATAGAACATCCCGACGGTCAAGATTATCAAGCCGCCGACCGATCCCATGATTGGCGCTGCGTAAATGTCTGTTTTAAAGAACGTCGTTGGAATGACGTTTTGGATTTGCGGTGTTCCCGGCAAGGCGTCCATCGTAAACGTAAACGCACCAAGGGCAATCGTTCCCGGAATCAGACGTTTTGGGATATTCGCTTCGCGGAACAGGTTTGCTGCGAACGGATAGACGGCAAAGACGACGACGAACAGGCTGACGCCGCTGTACGTCAAGATTGCTCCGAGCAGAACGATAGCGAGAATCGCCCGTTTCGCTCCGATCATCCGAATGATCGACTTCGCAATCGATTCGGCGATCCCTGACATCTCGACGACTTTCCCGAAAATCGCTCCAAGCAGGAAGACCGGGAAGTAGGCTTTGATGAAGCCGACCATTTTTTCCATAAATATGTTCGAGAAGAATGGTAAGACCCAATCTGGATTCGTCAACAAGACGGCGAACAAGGCACAGATGGGAGCAAACAAGATGACTGAAAAGCCACGGTAAGCGACGAACATTAATAAAGATAAGGCAAGAAGAATGATAATCAGTTCCATGGTGGATCTCCTTTAATTTTTTAGTAAGCGCTTTCAATTGCTTCTTCATCATTTAACAATTGAATCCACGAATGGTCAATCAAAAACCGCAAACCTATAAGTACAGCTTATAGGTTCTATAACTTCACATTATAGACACATTTTCTTTTTTGATGTCTTTTTCGGAAATCTTTTAGGTAGATGAAGGATTGTTTGACGTCAGTAGCGTATTCTAACGGTAGAACGATTTGTCACACGAAAGCAAGGTGCGTAAATTTGAAAACCATTCTTTATGATCTCCTCCATAACCTGACCCTATTGATGAGTGGCTTTTATCTCCTCGGAAAACTGTCACCTCATCCGATCACCGTCGATTCCAAACGTTCGATCCGTATTCTGTACGGAATCAGCCTGAGCGTCTTATCTTGGTTGCTGATGCAGCTGACGATTGAGCCGGTTCCAGGTGTCCTGGTTGATTTGCGGCACATTCCCGTCATCGTCGCCGCTTATTTTGCCGGTCCGTTGCCGACGATGATCGTGACGATCGTCATCATTCTTTACCGGTTCAGCGTTAATCTGAACAGTTCGGCTTATGTCGCGGCACTGTTCATCACTTTGATCGCTGTCGGGACGTCGCTGCTCGTCAAATGGCTTCCGATCTATTCCAAGCGGACCTTTACGATTGTCACGGTGTATGCGACTGTCCTGCACGGAATCGTCTTGACATACGTCTTAGCTGACTCGGGATTCATCATGGACATACTTAGCGTCGTCCTGCCTGCCTCCTTCATCAGCAGTTGGATCGCTCTTGTCATCATCCGTGACATCCGGTTGACGAAACAGTCGATGCGGACATGGCAACAAACAGCACAACGTGATTTTTTGACCGGCTTACATAATTTTCGTGCTTTCACGGATCATTTTGACGATTTAA from Exiguobacterium sibiricum 7-3 includes the following:
- a CDS encoding methionine ABC transporter permease, which translates into the protein MPDIVLEYAAEIRLAIGQTFVMVGISILAAVLVGLPLGTWLYLSRKGQLLSNRFVFSSLNLLVNTIRSFPFLLLVVFLIPFTRLIIGTAIGTAAATVPLAIIAIAHYSRLVEQSLLEVPKGVIEAAVSMGASTREVVLKFLFVEARSGLVLGLTTSIVSFISYSTIMGVVGGGGIGDFAVRYGYQQFQTELMLYMILIMVILVQLIQFAGTTIARLLDKR
- a CDS encoding methionine ABC transporter ATP-binding protein encodes the protein MISLQNVSKAFSGQPVIQSVALSIEQGEIHGIIGASGAGKSTLLRLMNLLERPDTGRVEFDGMDLTNLSNRQLRQTRQNIGMIFQDFNLVGNKTVEQNIGVSLELARVKKRERADRIQECLRFVGLESFARKYPAELSGGQKQRVAIARALANRPRVLLCDEPTSSLDPSTTSEILRVLQDINQTLGVTIVLVSHEMQVIQSICNRVTIMADGQIETTMTTEPAGITEITSDASWFLTQLTERRDSDA
- a CDS encoding acetyl-CoA C-acetyltransferase, which produces MSEQVVIVSATRTAIGSFNGSLKDVPATKLGATVIEAALAQANVAPELVEEVIMGNVLQAGLGQNPARQASFLAGLPETVPAMTINKVCGSGLKAIHLAFQAIKSGEADIIVAGGMENMSQAPYLLSGARTGLRMGDQPLVDTIIKDGLECAFNDYHMGITAENLAEQYTISREAQDQFAAASQQKAGQAIEANRFQAEITPVEIPQRKGDPVVFAEDEFPRAGTTADSLARLRPAFKKGGTVTAGNASGINDGAAAVVVMSARKAKELGLTPLVEIVANGTSGVDPSIMGIGPVKAVGQALQKAGLELDAIDVIEANEAFAAQSLAVDAELKFDPAKLNRNGGAIALGHPIGASGTRIMVTLIHEMLRTGESHGLATLCIGGGQGIATIVKKYEG
- a CDS encoding 3-hydroxybutyrate dehydrogenase, translating into MVNGDIVLVTGAGSGIGLEISKAFAEAGAKVVITDVNTEAAETAAKSLQEAGHDVIGLTLNVTDEAQVQSVFAETIKRYGRLDVLINNAGLQHVSPIEDFPTEKFELMIKIMLTAPFIAIKHAFPLMKEQGYGRIINMASINGLIGFAGKAAYNSAKHGLLGLTKVAALEGAEHGITVNALCPGYVDTPLVRNQMADLAKTRQVELEKVLEDVIYPLVPQKRLLAVEEIADYALFLASRKAKGITGQANVLDGGYTIQ
- a CDS encoding 3-oxoacid CoA-transferase subunit B, with translation MATSREIIINRALQEIEDGMYVNLGIGIPTLIANAIPDDMHVMLQSENGLLGIGPYPLEHEVDADEINAGKETVTAQKGASYFDSAESFAMIRGGHIDLAILGGMEVAENGDLANWMIPGKMVKGMGGAMDLVNGAKRVVIIMEHVNKYGESKVKTRCTLPLTGSQVVNRLITDKAVFDFTEAGMVLIETLDGLAVEDIRNVTEADFTVSPELERISIGE
- a CDS encoding CoA transferase subunit A; the encoded protein is MQQGKIYDSFTEATADIFDGATLVVGGFGLCGIPEKSIAALQEKGVKDLTVVSNNCGVDDFGLGILLQSRQIKKMVSSYVGENKMFEQQYLSGEIEVDLVPQGTLAERIRAGGAGIPGFYTPTGVGTPIAEGKEQKQFDGKTYLLEEGIVGDFALVKAWKADKLGNLVFRKTSRNFNPLVATAGKVTIVEVEELVEVGELDPNEIHTPAVYVQRIIVGTDYEKRIERRTVREA
- a CDS encoding GGDEF domain-containing protein, which encodes MKTILYDLLHNLTLLMSGFYLLGKLSPHPITVDSKRSIRILYGISLSVLSWLLMQLTIEPVPGVLVDLRHIPVIVAAYFAGPLPTMIVTIVIILYRFSVNLNSSAYVAALFITLIAVGTSLLVKWLPIYSKRTFTIVTVYATVLHGIVLTYVLADSGFIMDILSVVLPASFISSWIALVIIRDIRLTKQSMRTWQQTAQRDFLTGLHNFRAFTDHFDDLKQQTILQQHEVALITIDIDHFKHVNDTFGHEAGDEVLRQFASRLRDGVTDAGFISRNGGEEFSVLVEQLTEPKVLALAEQLRERIATTPFQLTNGAQLPLTASFGVAHFPKSTSEIQQLVTDADLTLYHSKQNGRNQVTLFARELEVAVTRTVD